In Terriglobales bacterium, one DNA window encodes the following:
- a CDS encoding molybdenum cofactor guanylyltransferase — protein sequence MIARMAVAAFVIAGGQSLRMGRDKALLRLDGQTLVERALGLAAGVSDHVSIVGPREKLHDIAELRNRGIELNLVEDIFPGQGPLAGIHAALRSSQAELNLMIAVDTPFLDARFLRYLVDVAEKDGATVTVPVTQKQQKQPPIKTDQHRSNMNSSDPRSSVKISGPESSLQYQPLCAVYRREFAEVAEKALRASRNNIVPLFREVRTRAIGDEELRQLAFDPRMFDNLNTPEEWDRARRRNAE from the coding sequence GAGGGCAAAGCTTGCGCATGGGGCGCGACAAGGCGCTGCTCCGTCTCGACGGTCAGACGCTGGTAGAGCGGGCGCTGGGATTGGCAGCCGGGGTGAGCGACCACGTCAGCATCGTGGGCCCGCGGGAGAAGCTCCATGACATTGCCGAATTGCGGAACCGCGGAATTGAATTGAACCTTGTCGAGGACATTTTCCCCGGCCAGGGGCCGTTGGCCGGCATCCACGCGGCACTGCGTTCCAGCCAGGCCGAGTTGAACCTGATGATTGCGGTTGACACGCCATTCCTGGACGCGCGCTTCCTGCGCTACCTGGTCGATGTGGCCGAGAAGGACGGCGCAACCGTCACCGTACCGGTCACGCAAAAGCAGCAAAAGCAGCCACCGATCAAGACTGATCAGCACCGATCAAACATGAATAGTTCTGATCCGCGTTCATCGGTGAAAATCAGTGGCCCAGAATCTTCTCTTCAGTATCAGCCGCTGTGCGCGGTGTATCGCCGTGAGTTTGCCGAGGTCGCGGAAAAGGCGCTGCGCGCCTCGCGCAACAACATCGTTCCGCTGTTTCGCGAGGTGAGAACGCGCGCCATCGGCGACGAAGAATTGCGGCAACTGGCTTTTGATCCGCGAATGTTCGACAATCTGAATACTCCCGAGGA